One window of Bacillus sp. THAF10 genomic DNA carries:
- a CDS encoding putative DNA-binding protein: MLEKTTRMNYLYDFYQSLLTEKQRSYMSLYYLDDHSLGEIAEEYDISRQAVYDNIKRTEQMLEQYEEKLLLFQKFQERQSLIEQLKEELKDSTIMNSSKLNTLVQSLEKLD; this comes from the coding sequence ATGCTTGAAAAAACAACGAGAATGAACTATCTCTATGATTTTTACCAATCGTTGTTAACAGAAAAGCAACGTAGCTATATGTCTTTATATTACCTAGACGATCACTCCCTTGGTGAAATAGCAGAGGAATATGACATTAGTCGCCAAGCAGTGTACGATAACATTAAACGTACAGAACAAATGCTTGAGCAATATGAAGAAAAGCTTTTGTTATTTCAAAAGTTTCAAGAGCGTCAGAGCTTGATCGAACAGTTAAAGGAAGAGCTTAAAGATAGCACTATCATGAACTCTTCTAAGCTGAATACTCTTGTTCAGTCGCTTGAGAAATTAGATTAG
- the rnc gene encoding ribonuclease III produces MTRHRSKTNEWKSEAIKKRFSQLQDSINIKFQNEKLLYQAFTHSSYVNEHRRKPYEDNERLEFLGDAVLELTISQFLYTKYPMMSEGQLTKLRASIVCEPSLVAFANELSFGQYVLLGKGEEITGGRTRPALLADVFEAFIGALYLDQGLSTVFTFLEGFVYPKINEGAFSHVMDFKSQLQELIQRNALGTIEYEVLEEKGPAHNREFVSRVSLNKEEMGIGIGRSKKEAEQHAAQVALHKLKKK; encoded by the coding sequence ATGACAAGACACAGGAGCAAAACAAATGAATGGAAGTCCGAAGCGATTAAAAAACGATTTTCCCAACTTCAAGACTCCATCAATATAAAATTTCAAAATGAAAAATTATTATACCAAGCTTTCACCCATTCATCGTATGTGAATGAGCATCGCAGAAAGCCATATGAAGACAATGAACGTTTAGAATTTCTGGGAGATGCCGTATTGGAATTAACCATTTCTCAATTCTTATACACAAAGTATCCAATGATGAGTGAAGGACAATTGACGAAGCTTAGAGCGTCTATTGTTTGTGAACCTTCATTAGTAGCTTTTGCAAACGAGCTTTCGTTTGGTCAATACGTTCTTCTTGGTAAAGGAGAGGAAATTACAGGTGGGCGTACCAGACCTGCGCTACTAGCAGACGTCTTTGAAGCCTTCATTGGTGCACTCTATCTTGACCAAGGTCTTTCAACGGTTTTTACATTTTTGGAGGGATTTGTGTATCCAAAAATAAATGAGGGTGCTTTTTCTCATGTGATGGATTTTAAAAGTCAATTGCAAGAGCTCATTCAACGCAATGCACTTGGTACAATAGAGTATGAGGTTCTCGAGGAAAAAGGACCAGCTCATAATCGTGAATTTGTCTCTAGAGTTTCCTTGAATAAGGAAGAAATGGGAATAGGAATAGGCCGTTCGAAGAAAGAAGCAGAACAACATGCAGCACAAGTAGCGCTTCATAAGCTAAAGAAAAAGTAA
- the ftsY gene encoding signal recognition particle-docking protein FtsY, translating to MSFFKKLKEKLTTQTESVTEKFREGLTKTRDSFSGKVNDLVARYRKVDEDFFEELEEILISADVGVNTVMELIDELKTEVKRRNIQDPAEVKSVISEKLVEIYESGEDVTPSLNIQENSLTVILVVGVNGVGKTTSIGKIANKLKHEGKSVLLAAGDTFRAGAIEQLEVWGERVGVDVIKQSSGSDPAAVMYDAVQAAKARKVDVLLCDTAGRLQNKVNLMKELEKVKKVIEREVPGAPHEVLLVLDATTGQNALSQAKIFSEATNVTGIVLTKLDGTAKGGIVLAIRNEMRIPVKFVGLGEKADDLQEFNAEQYVYGLFADMMEKEEVQD from the coding sequence ATGAGCTTTTTTAAAAAACTGAAAGAAAAGCTAACAACACAAACTGAATCTGTAACTGAAAAATTCAGAGAAGGACTTACAAAAACACGGGACTCCTTTTCTGGAAAAGTAAATGACCTTGTGGCTCGCTATCGCAAGGTTGATGAGGATTTCTTTGAAGAACTAGAAGAGATCCTAATTAGTGCTGACGTTGGCGTAAATACCGTAATGGAATTGATTGACGAATTAAAAACGGAAGTGAAACGCCGTAACATTCAAGACCCGGCTGAAGTGAAGAGTGTTATCTCTGAAAAACTTGTGGAAATATATGAGTCTGGTGAAGACGTAACGCCTTCTCTTAACATACAGGAAAATAGCTTAACGGTCATTCTTGTTGTTGGTGTCAATGGAGTTGGAAAAACAACAAGCATAGGTAAAATAGCAAACAAGCTAAAGCACGAAGGAAAAAGCGTTCTACTTGCTGCTGGAGATACTTTCCGCGCAGGTGCAATTGAGCAGCTAGAAGTATGGGGCGAGCGTGTTGGTGTGGATGTCATTAAGCAGTCCTCAGGCTCCGATCCAGCAGCGGTTATGTACGATGCTGTTCAAGCAGCAAAAGCTAGAAAAGTGGATGTGTTACTTTGCGATACTGCTGGCCGTTTGCAAAATAAGGTAAACCTAATGAAAGAGCTAGAAAAAGTGAAAAAAGTAATTGAGCGTGAAGTACCAGGAGCACCACATGAAGTGCTTCTAGTCTTAGATGCGACAACCGGCCAAAATGCCCTAAGTCAGGCGAAAATTTTCTCTGAAGCAACAAATGTTACTGGTATTGTTCTAACGAAGCTTGATGGAACAGCAAAAGGTGGCATTGTCCTTGCGATTCGAAATGAAATGAGAATTCCAGTAAAGTTTGTAGGTCTTGGAGAAAAAGCAGATGACCTTCAAGAATTTAATGCAGAACAATATGTGTACGGTCTTTTTGCTGATATGATGGAAAAAGAAGAAGTACAAGACTAG
- the smc gene encoding chromosome segregation protein SMC, which yields MYLKRLEVVGFKSFAERISVDFVPGVTAVVGPNGSGKSNIIDAIRWVLGEQSAKSLRGSKMEDIIFAGSDSRRALNMAEVTLTLDNSNRILPIDYMEVSVTRRALRSGDSEFLINKQSCRLKDIVDLFMDSGLGKEAFSIISQGKVEEILSSKAEERRSIFEEAAGVLKYKSRKKKAESKLSDTQENLNRVSDILYELEGQVEPLKMQASIAKDYLEKKEELEQIEVGVTVFEIEELHQKWENTTTEVKASTEKELSLSTMLSEKEATLESYKDKVAALDESIDSLQQALLVASSELEKLEGRKEVLKERKKNASTNRAQLEKNAVELEQFLSTQKARLLSDQEHLENLRKELVLTEQQLKEKQALHEQFDEDIESKIDTLKSEYIELLNKQATFRNELSHIEQLEKQESSKANRLDEGNRKYVDLRENTLLKKKKISADLLEVKDALEKTVGTYRKELAELEQFKQSYEKKESTLYQAYQYLQQTRARKEMLETMQGDFTGFFQGVKEVLKARDENKLQGIKGAVAELLQVKEEHETAIEIALGSATQHIVVDNEQNARTSIQYLKQNGYGRATFLPITVMKPRTLSDYQLNQLNDHDSFIGIAATLVSFDSEYSNIINNLLGSVVIAKDLRGANTLANLLGHRYRIVTLDGDVVNPGGSMTGGGLKQKSNSLLSRGRELESISHKLEEMETKTNLLENQVKTLKEKISAKEASVQEQKITGEELRYKEQQINSLLREVELEEKNVNEHLSLYDYEKLQLTSSLKDAEEKKVSLEKSLKEIGLQIVELDKKISQLNTIKLEQNASKVTVQNELTQLKIEYASKKEKLHNQSEKVAGIQLDLKQSTEKLTDIKEDLALLNSEMDDSSSGEERLEQAAIQKREDKDTTVKLIAERRAERLAFYEKVESEERELKELKRQYKQVSEVLKAEEVKLNRLDVELDNRLEHLREEYMLSFEAAKEEYPLDLDIEEARKRVKLIKLAIEELGTVNIAAIEEYERVSERYTFLKEQQQDLQQAKDTLFQVIGEMDEEMKKRFETTFTNIRAHFHDVFRSLFGGGRADLVLTDPKDMLNTGVDIVAQPPGKKLQNLGLLSGGERALTAIALLFSILKVRPVPFCILDEVEAALDEANVHRFAQYLKRFSAETQFIVITHRKGTMEFSDVLYGVTMQESGVSKLVSVRLEESKELVQ from the coding sequence ATGTACCTCAAACGATTAGAAGTGGTTGGATTTAAGTCGTTTGCTGAAAGAATATCCGTTGATTTTGTACCTGGTGTAACAGCAGTAGTTGGTCCAAACGGAAGCGGAAAAAGTAACATCATTGATGCAATTAGATGGGTTTTAGGAGAACAATCAGCTAAATCATTACGTGGCTCCAAGATGGAAGACATCATATTTGCAGGAAGCGACAGTAGAAGAGCGCTTAATATGGCAGAAGTGACCTTGACACTTGATAACAGCAATCGAATTCTTCCGATAGACTACATGGAAGTAAGCGTTACTAGAAGGGCGCTGAGGTCAGGGGACAGTGAATTTTTAATCAATAAACAATCCTGTCGATTAAAAGACATCGTGGATTTGTTTATGGATTCTGGTCTAGGAAAAGAAGCCTTCTCCATTATCAGTCAGGGAAAAGTGGAAGAGATCTTAAGCAGTAAAGCGGAAGAAAGAAGAAGTATTTTTGAAGAAGCCGCTGGTGTCCTAAAATATAAATCAAGAAAAAAGAAAGCCGAAAGCAAGCTCTCTGATACACAGGAGAATTTGAATAGAGTTTCAGATATTCTATACGAGTTAGAAGGACAAGTGGAGCCGTTAAAAATGCAGGCCTCTATTGCAAAGGACTATCTGGAGAAAAAAGAAGAACTCGAACAAATTGAAGTCGGTGTCACTGTATTTGAAATCGAAGAGTTACATCAAAAATGGGAAAACACAACAACGGAAGTAAAGGCTAGCACAGAGAAGGAACTTTCTCTTTCCACCATGCTTTCAGAAAAGGAAGCGACTCTTGAGAGTTATAAAGATAAAGTTGCTGCGCTTGATGAATCGATTGATTCCTTGCAGCAAGCATTACTTGTAGCTAGCTCAGAGCTTGAGAAGCTTGAAGGCCGGAAAGAAGTGTTAAAGGAAAGAAAAAAGAACGCAAGCACTAATAGAGCACAGCTAGAGAAAAACGCTGTGGAATTAGAACAATTTCTTTCTACTCAAAAAGCAAGGCTTTTATCCGATCAAGAGCATTTGGAAAATTTACGAAAAGAACTCGTGTTGACAGAGCAACAGCTCAAAGAAAAACAAGCATTACATGAACAATTCGATGAAGATATTGAAAGCAAAATTGATACTTTAAAAAGTGAGTATATTGAACTTTTAAACAAGCAGGCTACCTTTAGGAATGAACTATCACACATCGAACAGCTAGAAAAACAAGAAAGCTCGAAGGCTAACAGGCTAGATGAAGGTAATCGAAAGTACGTTGATTTGCGAGAGAATACCCTTTTGAAAAAGAAGAAAATCTCCGCTGATCTGCTAGAAGTAAAAGATGCTTTAGAGAAAACGGTAGGTACATATAGAAAGGAACTTGCCGAGCTTGAGCAATTCAAGCAATCTTACGAGAAAAAAGAATCCACTTTGTATCAGGCCTATCAGTATTTGCAACAAACACGTGCAAGGAAAGAAATGCTTGAGACCATGCAGGGTGACTTCACAGGCTTTTTTCAAGGAGTTAAAGAGGTTCTAAAGGCAAGGGATGAAAATAAGCTCCAAGGTATAAAAGGTGCTGTCGCAGAGCTACTGCAGGTAAAGGAAGAGCATGAGACGGCGATTGAAATCGCACTTGGTAGTGCCACACAGCATATTGTGGTCGATAACGAACAAAACGCAAGAACGTCCATCCAATACTTGAAGCAAAATGGCTATGGAAGAGCGACATTCTTACCAATTACGGTAATGAAGCCAAGAACGCTATCAGACTATCAATTAAATCAATTAAATGATCATGATTCATTTATTGGTATTGCTGCAACACTCGTTTCTTTTGATTCTGAGTATAGCAACATCATAAATAACCTCCTTGGCAGTGTCGTCATTGCCAAAGATCTAAGAGGTGCAAATACGCTTGCAAATCTCCTTGGTCATCGTTATAGAATTGTTACACTGGATGGAGATGTGGTAAATCCAGGCGGATCCATGACAGGTGGGGGGCTCAAGCAGAAATCGAATTCGCTGTTAAGCAGAGGAAGAGAGCTTGAATCTATTAGCCACAAATTAGAGGAAATGGAAACGAAGACAAATCTTTTAGAAAACCAAGTGAAAACCTTAAAAGAGAAAATATCCGCAAAGGAAGCTAGCGTACAGGAGCAAAAAATAACGGGAGAAGAACTACGTTATAAAGAGCAACAAATTAATAGTCTTTTAAGAGAAGTTGAGCTAGAAGAAAAAAATGTCAATGAACACCTAAGTTTATACGACTATGAAAAGCTACAATTAACTTCCTCCTTAAAAGATGCCGAAGAAAAGAAAGTTAGTTTGGAAAAAAGCTTAAAAGAGATTGGTCTCCAAATCGTAGAGCTGGATAAGAAAATATCTCAGCTAAACACAATAAAACTCGAACAGAACGCTTCGAAAGTAACCGTTCAAAACGAGTTAACGCAATTGAAAATAGAGTATGCAAGCAAGAAGGAAAAGCTACACAATCAGTCCGAAAAAGTAGCAGGTATTCAACTAGATTTAAAACAGTCAACCGAAAAGCTAACAGATATTAAAGAAGACCTTGCGCTGCTTAATAGTGAAATGGATGATAGTTCATCTGGAGAAGAGAGGCTCGAACAAGCTGCTATACAAAAGCGAGAAGACAAGGATACCACAGTGAAGCTTATCGCTGAACGACGTGCAGAGCGTCTTGCTTTCTATGAAAAAGTGGAAAGTGAAGAAAGGGAGCTAAAAGAGCTTAAACGTCAATATAAGCAAGTATCAGAGGTGTTAAAGGCCGAAGAAGTCAAACTCAATCGACTGGACGTGGAGCTTGATAATAGACTCGAGCATTTAAGGGAAGAGTATATGCTATCTTTTGAAGCAGCAAAAGAAGAATATCCCTTAGATTTGGATATAGAAGAAGCTAGAAAAAGAGTGAAGCTCATAAAGCTTGCAATCGAAGAGCTTGGAACGGTTAACATTGCTGCGATTGAAGAATATGAACGGGTAAGCGAGAGATATACCTTCTTAAAAGAGCAGCAGCAAGATCTTCAACAGGCCAAGGACACGTTGTTCCAGGTAATCGGTGAAATGGATGAAGAGATGAAAAAACGCTTCGAGACAACCTTCACCAATATCAGGGCTCATTTTCATGACGTGTTTCGTTCTTTATTTGGAGGTGGAAGAGCAGATCTAGTGCTTACAGACCCAAAGGATATGTTAAATACAGGTGTGGATATTGTTGCTCAGCCACCAGGTAAGAAGCTACAAAATCTTGGGCTTTTATCAGGAGGGGAACGTGCATTAACAGCGATTGCGCTTCTCTTCTCTATCTTAAAGGTGCGCCCTGTACCGTTTTGTATTCTTGATGAAGTAGAAGCGGCATTGGATGAAGCCAATGTACATCGGTTTGCGCAATATCTGAAACGCTTTAGCGCCGAAACACAATTCATCGTGATTACCCACCGTAAGGGAACGATGGAATTTAGTGATGTTCTTTACGGTGTAACAATGCAGGAATCTGGGGTGTCTAAGCTTGTTTCTGTCCGATTAGAAGAATCAAAAGAACTAGTTCAATAG